The following proteins come from a genomic window of Dreissena polymorpha isolate Duluth1 chromosome 1, UMN_Dpol_1.0, whole genome shotgun sequence:
- the LOC127873261 gene encoding uncharacterized protein LOC127873261 isoform X1, which produces MMRADSSLQPGQANSSSTSSSSPEPLQLTPSPEPLPPTTLRTSAWLEAREGYAAAMSNACDHHSMKQVVSYCDDVLILPATEQEPPVHRVLEPVPGTSRISSPQQRTEASAKCSSIQNGGAVWGFKKTIREVHQLLHQHDDSEEMITARSHLCEEEEV; this is translated from the exons ATGATGAGAGCTGACAGTTCACTCCAGCCAGGGCAGGCAAACTCCAGCTCCACCTCTAGCTCTAGCCCGGAGCCTCTGCAGCTAACCCCAAGCCCTGAGCCCCTGCCTCCTACCACATTGAGAAC ATCTGCATGGCTGGAAGCAAGAGAGGGGTACGCTGCAGCGATGAGCAACGCTTGCGATCATCACAGTATGAAACAAGTTGTTTCATACTGTGATGATGTGCTCATCCTGCCAGCCACGGAACAGGAGCCACCGGTCCACAGGGTACTTGAGCCCGTACCCGGGACATCGAGAATCTCTAGCCCCCAACAACGA ACTGAAGCGAGTGCAAAATGCAGCTCTATCCAGAATGGAG GAGCAGTTTGGGGTTTTAAGAAGACCATTCGAGAAGTACACCAACTGTTGCAT CAGCATGATGATAGTGAAGAAATGATTACAGCCAGATCACACCTCTGCGAGGAAGAGGAG
- the LOC127873261 gene encoding uncharacterized protein LOC127873261 isoform X2: protein MMRADSSLQPGQANSSSTSSSSPEPLQLTPSPEPLPPTTLRTSAWLEAREGYAAAMSNACDHHSMKQVVSYCDDVLILPATEQEPPVHRVLEPVPGTSRISSPQQRTEASAKCSSIQNGVWGFKKTIREVHQLLHQHDDSEEMITARSHLCEEEEV from the exons ATGATGAGAGCTGACAGTTCACTCCAGCCAGGGCAGGCAAACTCCAGCTCCACCTCTAGCTCTAGCCCGGAGCCTCTGCAGCTAACCCCAAGCCCTGAGCCCCTGCCTCCTACCACATTGAGAAC ATCTGCATGGCTGGAAGCAAGAGAGGGGTACGCTGCAGCGATGAGCAACGCTTGCGATCATCACAGTATGAAACAAGTTGTTTCATACTGTGATGATGTGCTCATCCTGCCAGCCACGGAACAGGAGCCACCGGTCCACAGGGTACTTGAGCCCGTACCCGGGACATCGAGAATCTCTAGCCCCCAACAACGA ACTGAAGCGAGTGCAAAATGCAGCTCTATCCAGAATGGAG TTTGGGGTTTTAAGAAGACCATTCGAGAAGTACACCAACTGTTGCAT CAGCATGATGATAGTGAAGAAATGATTACAGCCAGATCACACCTCTGCGAGGAAGAGGAG